A segment of the Populus alba chromosome 9, ASM523922v2, whole genome shotgun sequence genome:
ttttttttttatacggggttatcatggtctcatgaccCACGAGTCGATTCAATAtgatgtttttctaaaaaaaaaaaattttaaaaaattttaatatttattttttgtcaaactatattttaataGTTGTCTAAGTTGTTTTTGGACCCATTAAATCAATCGAGTTATATCAATTTAACTCTcacatggttttattttttttctacaagaagaaaaaaaaattaattatacatggATGTTTCTTGAATCGAGCTTGACTGAATTGTTGCAGCAATTTTGAATGCCGAAGAAAAACTTGGAGGGCAACTCATTAAAAGCTCCGTTGATCAAAAAGTTATGCATGGATGTTTTTTGTGCAGACAATAGTATAGTGAATGGCAGACATCTAACGTTAATTCAGATAAAGGAAGAGGGGAATTGGATGAAATTTCCatgtgatttatttattgttgccAACAAACATTCATGTCTAGCCTATTTCTTTTGATGTCTTGATTCGGGTTAGCTAGATAGGTTTCTTATCGCTCTCACCATATTGGAAAACCCTAAACCGGCCTAACAATTAACGATTCTCACACTCTCTACGAGGTTTAGACTTTTATTTactacatgtatttttttataatgtaacaTAGGCTTAGACATTCGAAACCTAGTAGTATAATAATACAATCATCataatatgcattttttttttttttttaacatactcACATGAGTATACATACATGCAATCAGAACATAGAAACAAATAGTCAAACAAGAACGTGGACAAGAGTACTAGTGCACCAATGCATTGCCAGCCCATCACGCGCCTCGGCGGTGGTCAACCTCGTCCATTTGATTTTCATACCAAAAGCCTTAATCTGTAAATCTATGTGCATGCGATTGTTTCCACGGTGCTTTCCTCCACAATTGGGAATCATAGCTGCTTCCTTCCATGtactttattatttgtttaattataatGACAATCTCTTTATTTTAACTTGAACATGCATGTGCATCCATTCTACACACCAGGCTAGCACATCCCTCAACTATTATAAATACACATTCTAATCTCTCATTTTGTTCCACATTGAGCTTCCTTTTGGATTTCTTTATATCTTTCTCTCTACCTATCTGCATCAAAAGAGAATTTTCTTCGAGTTATTTTAAGACGAAAACATGGGGGGTTCTTCACCATGTGCATCCTGCAAACTGCTAAGGCGCCGGTGCGCCAAAGACTGCATCTTTGCCCCTTACTTTCCTTCTGATGATCCCCATAAGTTTGCCATTGTCCACAAGGTCTTTGGTGCTAGTAATGTTAGCAAAATGTTGCAGGTTCCCCCTCTCTCCTTAATTTGTGTGTGTACTGATCTATACTATGCGTGTATGAAAACAGCAAAGCACGTTGTTTGCgcagtttttaatattaatgatgatCCTTTAAATGATGAGGATATTGTAATCTTGCAGGAGATTCCAATTCATCAGAGAGTAGATGCTGTGAGCAGTTTAGTTTATGAAGCAAATGCAAGAGTGCGAGACCCAGTCTATGGATGTGTTGGTGCAATATCTTACTTACAAAATCAAGTATCACAGTTGCAAATACAACTTGCAGCTACTCAGGCAGAGATGAATTGCATCCAGATGCAACAAGAGCCTACCTTACCAACCCAGCTAGATCAAGATGAGAAGGCACTTCTCTTAGCCAGTAGCAATAACTTCAATAACATTCCTCAATATTTTAACTTTGCCTCTTCTAGCAATGTAATCCAAGACCCTCTTAAGAGAGAGTCTCTCTGGACTTGAGTAGtacttgaaaattgtttttttttaatgaataattagTACCCTTTTTGTTCAAGGTTCTCTCTAATCAATTTTGAGTTCAATATTGACCTAGCTTGCTTGTTCTAGCTCTGTGTTTCTCATGGAAACCAAATCCATGATTGCGTGTGGAATTAAGCAGTATGCACGTGCGTGTCCATGTGAAAGAGAGAGGCTAATAATTTTAGTTCTTGGAATATATGAGACAAAAACAAACTTCATGTAGGATATTGAGTTAAGGGGTCAACGTCGATCGTTATACAGTACTACCGCATGTGAGATACATACAAACACAGTAGGGTTTACATTAATTCTCTTTTCTTCATTAAGACGTTACTTATTACGGGGCCTGTTGTCCCCTTTGGCAGTTCTCTTTCAACACTACATatgattataaaattgaaatgctAAATTAATTAGCCATCATTTCTAGCTAGCTTGCTAGCTCATGACAGGCCGCTGGCTTAATTAACAGAGCACGTTAACGCATCCTGGCATCTTAATAACATGCATATAATTATGGTTGTGTTGTTCCAATCTCTAAATAATAACATACATCCTTTGTTTCAATCTTATCACGTGAGATGGGGGCTACAGAGCAACTCAGAAGTGCACTGTTCTTGTGACAAGAATCTTGAAAAACCCATTTTAATATTAGCTTTAAAGTTTGTAAGAAGAAAATCAcagttttaaatattattctaaCTGCGCAGCAACTTTTCCCCTGCGTTTGTATATATCTGAGCGAAGGTTTAGAAATAGCTTCAAATAGGGTACGAGTATTCTATGTGCAAGATTTCTTAAAGTCAAATATAGAAGCGGTTAATTTAACATGTCCCTCATTGGAAAATGCTTATCAATTTTGCTTTTGTGAAAATGACCTTTCCCATGTTGAATTTTTCATAAGAGCGTTGCTAGCTCGAATAAGCTTTTAGGACGTAGCATTTCCCCTGGTTTTTGCAGCGATTTATATGGTCATCGGGGTTAGTTGGATTGCTAAATCATGTCTGCGTGCGGTGCCGGAAAAATAATCTAAACAATGGCTTGTTtgactgtttctttttttctttttttttattaatttcttagtCAGCCTGGTATTCTTTCGAGTTAGCTCGGTGACATTGAGTCAGGGGTTGGTTGGAGACGAATCCTCAGAATGGAAAgatccttctattttttttttaatggctgtGCTTCGTAAAAGATCACTCCTCCTTACAATatgaaaataaacaagaaataaggacaaataattttgttaacGCACCCAGCTAAAACTCtctaatgaataaataaaaaaaaaatggaatccCTAGGATATAGtcgatattattattattattagttgaaGAGAAAGGTGGATCGTACAtttccatttaaaataaattattacactgaacctcaaatctggaaaGACTATCTCTTCACAAATGGAGGAGAGGACCGACGATTGAGATTGGAGTTCAATGACAGACAGGAATCGTCAGCTAGTTACCAAAATGACTTGGGCCCCTCTTTTAGGAGGCATGTCGGGGACAGGTTCAGTTTTTCGGTGGGCATCATTGTTGTTATTTCGTCTCCTTGCgggtactttttatttatttatttatttacctttttttatacCTTGGGTTGGGTTGGAGTGGATATATATGTCTAGGCGTGCCTGCATCCAACCCTGGGCTGGCATCTTCTTATCCGATCTGGGCCGATCTTGGGCTTATTAAGCAACTGAGATTCAGTTAGAGTCCATCTAGCATTAACCTTTTCatacaaataattaatgaaaagtGTTTTCAGTAAAAACTTTAAAGATATTACAAGTTACGGGATAGTGATCTTAATTGGGTCCAATGATATTGAAGAATCTCATTTTTCTAACGGCTCGTTTTCATGAATTCCTTCATTGATTCATTTTTAGCCTCATTTCTGTGTAAAttgtctataaaaaaaaaaccatgtaaatgTTAAGAAGTGAGAAATTATtctgataataattatttttattttttttaattataaataaattaaaataatttttatattaacacattaaaatgatttgaaaataaataaaaattaatttgaaataaataaaaaagatttcaaaaacaGCACTAACACAAAATGAATTTATGTATTGACATATAGCCAAAATCATTGTAAAATGTACGTATTATTCggaatttgtaaaaaaaaactaaatggacAAAACACAGCACTAAATATAAAAGTAGAGCTTTACTTGTAAGAAACCAACATTTCTATATATTTCGAATGCAAAGAGCGTAACTAttcgtttttttatttgttattattatattattattataattgctGCTGCAAGCTATTATCAGCAGCTAGCCAATCACAACTAATCAAGGAAGCAAAGGTTGCTCTGGAACAGCATTAGTTACAGATGGTGCATATGGATCTTTGGAAGCGGCAGCTTTATCGCAGTAGCCTTCAAGTATCTGGCCCTCTTCAGTCGTAAACCCGAGCGTATCAATCATGTCAGGCCAGCAATGTTCACCGATTGTATGCAGAGCCTGGCAACAGCTATGGCCTAGTTGAGTCTCTCCgttgaggaaaaaaagaatgatctCCCCTGTGCATGCTTGGAGCTGAACCAAAGAGTCCCAGCAACTCGATGACTCTTCATCTAATTTCAAGCGAACCGTAAGGTTCGAGGCTGAGGCTAATGGCCGGGCCGTGGCGGTGGCCGTGGCCTTGTTGCAGTCCAAGCTGCAGCATGCAGAGAAAGCAACCAAGAGAAAGAGCATGAGATTAAAAGCCATTTCGAAGGTGGTGTGGAGATTGATCATGGTTGGGTGTTTATATAGAGATAGCATCCATGTGGGTATTGATTTGAACGTTACAATATTTACTCATTGAAGGCGAAGAGGCTGAGAGAACGTGGAGGCGgagccaattaaaaaaaaaaaaaccaatagttAGGCAAGGCAATCGCCCATCAAGCTGCAAATTTATAACTACTAAATCAAATTATTGCAGGACCCGGCCATcattaaaaacatcaattacCTAGTAGCTAAGATGGAGAAGTCAGTACGTCAAACAACCAATCATGTCTTTGATAATACGttcaatctgttttttttttttcattttaaaaaactattaaattaatatttttaaaatattttttaattattttaatacagggtattaaaaataaaatttaaatttaaaaaatcttatttaatatattttaaattttgaaaaatactttgcacTCCATTACCATACATGACAAATAGATATTTcatttcatatgattttttttaaatattatatttttttattttaataaaaatcaaaattcataagTATATTAAATcagaaactaatttttatttaaataaaaaatcatttttaaatttttttttttttatcaaaacatcaaagttttaatttttttttaaaaattttaattcattaaaaaactcAGACAATTCTAGGATACATATGTATCAATcactatattaaaattaaaaaaataattatttttatgtcatgttaagttaatttagataatatttgagattgtaacaattgttttttaaagtatattttttaatatattaaaaaaaaatttttattctttaaaaatttatttttaatattaatatatcaaaataattcaaaaccataaaaaaattaatccatacCAACAATAATTATTCTGAAGAAAAGAGTGAGGTACTGAATTTGATTAACCAATCAATAAGTCACACCATCTTGAAGTGTTTAGAACACTCGACATGTCATTggtattttctatttttggtcCCCCGTgcacaggaagaaaaaaaaagtttccatgGCCCCCACAATCCTCCAAGGTGGAGTATATTGGCCTATCACAACAAAGTAGGCAATGAAGCAACCAATAGAAAGAGAATATAAGATTCCATGTGGGATcagaatttatttatataatttttttttctattactcACACCAACTCTTCTCTTCTCAACTCTCTTATAGTATTCAAACCCGCCACGCGTTCATAGCACATTAGGAAAAAAGAGTAATATTcacaaaagaaagagagataggATGAGGTGCAACTCTTtcttaaaaaacccaaaagagGAAGAGCAAGCGGTGCCAGATATCGTTGTTACTCAATTCTCCAACACCAAAGAAGAAGCACATGCCAATGGAGATATTGATGCTATGGATGAATTGGAAGGGATCTTGGgaattgaagatgatgaaaggCTGTCAAGTGATAACATGGATGGTCTACTTGGTTGGGATTTTATGGACTCGGAGGACTATCCAGCtgttgaagatgaagaaggaTCAGAAATGTTTAGGTTTGATGATAGCAGAAGCAGTTTCTTTGAGTTTGAAGACGGCCATTATAGTACTGGTAAGGTTATAAAGGAAGAGAGCCTTGGATTTTGGGATGGAGATGAGAAGAGAGTGTCTTTGAACTTGAACTTGAATTATCAAGAGGTCTTGGATGCATGGTCTGATCGTGGGTCACTTTTGGCCGATGATCATTACTCTCTTTCCATGGAAAGCACTTGCTATTATGTTAGTGCTCaacaaacttaattatttttcttcaccTTTGTCATTTCACTCTCCCCTTTCTTGCTGAATTGGATCTTGAAAATAGAAAACCTATCATCTAcacatgtatatattaattcaattgCTATGATTTTAAGCTTAGGTGTTTTGATTTTAGCTTTCATTTTCTTAGATGAACATTCaaagttgattttcttctttctttctgggCACTTGATTAGCATATGTTAATTTGACTGGTGTGTGATTTAGCTGTGAAACTAACGTGGAAAATAATATTCAGAAGGGAGAGGTGCCGGTGATGGAAGAAGATAGGAGAAGAAGGGAAGCGAGTGTGCTTAGATACAAAGAGAAGCGCCAGACCAGACTGTTCTCTAAGAAGATAAGATATCAAGTTCGCAAACTCAATGCTGATAAAAGGCCCAGActcaaggtttgttctcttctttaagaagaaaagaaaagaaaagaattttaagAATTTCTAGATAGACCCGATTTccgatttgattatttttcacatatttTATTCGAGTTTGGATTATAGCATGTGCTCTATATTTTCTGGTTGCAGGGTCGATTTGTGAAGAGAGTTTCCTAAGAAGATAACTGGAAATATCTGAAGAGATATCTGACTTTCTGCTGCTCATGCTTTCAGTTTGtctcaaatgaaaaatatctctaactcccataattcaaaaatatctgTTAAGTAAATTTATCTAGACTTTCTGGGCATTTCTCTTGTAAATCCCATAATGTATGATTGAGCTACTGTTCATACCATAGTATGGTCTACATCTGGCATATtaagtgatttatttttataatatccaCCAATCAAACTTGTGCCTGTTTGTTTAGCGCCTGGCgtccctttttttaaaattttttttaaattttttatgttttttaattgttttgatgtattaatattaaaaaaattattttaatatatttacaaatatatatatatatatatatatatatatataatgtaacTGTTCAATAATGCCAAATACTTCCGGTGGTCCTTCTCTCTGCTCGTTTcattactaattatttttaaatttcttattttaggGCTTTGGCTTTTCCAACTTTTATGGGACCTATTTATTAACgtcttttgttgttttatggAGTGCCACGATGTATTTCAGCTCAGGAAATcttcaattgaaaattttatagtGGTCAGagtaatcaataatattttatttataatgatattttatttgttgcatGTGCACATGCGGTGTAGTGGGATATGAGGATCTAAGGCTTGCTATTTACTTGTATAGTTCAGGATAAATAGAAGATTCAAGTGAactgattttatataaaaatttagggCAAAAGATTGGTTATAATTAgaaaatgtattaatatttttaatgtatttttatatgagGGAAGCTGAATTGTATTGTCCTTGTATAGctttaaaatattgatggatTCTTAACCAAtagtttgtttatgattttaaataaagattcatGTTTAATGAATAAATctagtattttaaatttattatgagCTAGTATACTTGAATAAActcttgtaagaaaaaaaatcatacaagtGCTCTAAGAGAGTTCATCTATTTTGgaagataaaagaaatttttacaACCCGTATatcatagtaaaaaatattccCAGTTAAATTGGTGAATATCTCAAaaaatatgagatttttttaataaattcttggTATTTAAATATTAGTCTACTTTTAGGTCCAATATCTATATTGAAATGTTgaccattaatttaaaaaatataatttttgaaatatttattaaattcttgtggatttaataaactagttattaagtTCAAAAAATGCTTACaaagatattttttgaatttttatgtatataaaaaaaatgttaaatcataacatgtactttttatatatttttagccaaaaatatgattttttaatttttgaaagacttGATTATATGTACaccaaataaaacatatatttttgtatatttttgacattttgaTGAAAa
Coding sequences within it:
- the LOC118027547 gene encoding LOB domain-containing protein 12; its protein translation is MGGSSPCASCKLLRRRCAKDCIFAPYFPSDDPHKFAIVHKVFGASNVSKMLQEIPIHQRVDAVSSLVYEANARVRDPVYGCVGAISYLQNQVSQLQIQLAATQAEMNCIQMQQEPTLPTQLDQDEKALLLASSNNFNNIPQYFNFASSSNVIQDPLKRESLWT
- the LOC118027546 gene encoding egg cell-secreted protein 1.1, with the translated sequence MAFNLMLFLLVAFSACCSLDCNKATATATARPLASASNLTVRLKLDEESSSCWDSLVQLQACTGEIILFFLNGETQLGHSCCQALHTIGEHCWPDMIDTLGFTTEEGQILEGYCDKAAASKDPYAPSVTNAVPEQPLLP
- the LOC118027545 gene encoding zinc finger protein CONSTANS-LIKE 16: MRCNSFLKNPKEEEQAVPDIVVTQFSNTKEEAHANGDIDAMDELEGILGIEDDERLSSDNMDGLLGWDFMDSEDYPAVEDEEGSEMFRFDDSRSSFFEFEDGHYSTGKVIKEESLGFWDGDEKRVSLNLNLNYQEVLDAWSDRGSLLADDHYSLSMESTCYYKGEVPVMEEDRRRREASVLRYKEKRQTRLFSKKIRYQVRKLNADKRPRLKGRFVKRVS